A genomic window from Balaenoptera acutorostrata chromosome 20, mBalAcu1.1, whole genome shotgun sequence includes:
- the SLFN14 gene encoding protein SLFN14 translates to MESLKMDTEMLYPEIIVEVGKVTLGEENRKKMTNSYLKRTENSKIIQATCALLNSGGGVIKAEIDDKTYSYRFHGLGQDLETSFQKLLPSGSQKYLDYMQQGHSLMIFVKSWSPDVFSLPLRICSLRSNLFQRAVTSTVNLSASSALELLREKQSRAQRGRSKVQELHSQKALDKYIQEEEDMRMCASEFVKKDKLMYKEKLDFSESTHVELKRFTTKKIVPRIKEMLPHYVSAFANTHGGYLIIGVDDKSKEVFGCKREKVNPELLKKEIENCIEKLPTFHFCCEKPKVNFTTKILNVYQKDVLYGHVCVVHVEPFCCVVFTEAPDSWVIRDNSVTRLTAEQWVAMMLDIQSAPSNLAADYSLHLISPASSTRRSPSSPIKVLEFKGALQQRLFPVTQEEIQFKPESLCKKLFSDHKGLEKLMKTQIYPCSQGFVIFSKSWASDVGFRKEQNVLCDALLIAVNSPLVLYTLLTDATWIGGPVYARNTAHQLKQKLGTVGGYTGKLCVIPRLIDLPSTRCTPGEIPMHYPRSYRLADEDEMENLLQALIVVLLCSRSLLSDQLGCEYFNLLVAEQCELLSESLQETRELFLHCFPGTRKTALAIKIMEKIKDLFHCKPKEILYVCESDALKDFVTQQTTCQAVTRKTFMRGEFPKIKHIVMDETENFCSKYGDWYMKARSITHPKVRGAGSENLHHGILWLFLDPFQVRHADINGLPPPFAQFPRKTITSGIHCALEIAMLMKEEMKRIKENPHPNVSPDTLASFREAAYEEAMCAQALPGVCETETNLTTEEIANHVAERCHHLFQCGYLPKDIAILCRRGEDRGRYELALLRAMELFETHGAAKVVFSQVSGVLDGHIVLDSIQQFSGLERNIVFGLSPEYALSEEVHKLCFASRAMKHLYLLYEKRATF, encoded by the exons ATGGAGAGTCTCAAGATGGATACGGAAATGCTCTATCCCGAGATAATTGTAGAAGTGGGCAAAGTCACTCTTGgagaagaaaacaggaagaagaTGACCAATAGCTATTTGAAAAGAACTGAGAATTCTAAAATCATCCAAGCGACATGTGCACTGTTAAATTCTGGAGGGGGTGTGATCAAAGCAGAGATTGATGATAAAACCTACAGTTACCGATTCCATGGGCTGGGACAGGATCTGGAAACTTCTTTTCAAAAGCTCCTTCCTTCAGGTTCACAGAAATACCTTGACTACATGCAGCAGGGGCACAGTCTTATGATTTTTGTGAAGTCATGGAGCCCAGATGTCTTCAGCCTCCCCCTAAGGATTTGCAGCTTGCGCTCCAATTTATTTCAGAGAGCTGTGACTTCCACCGTCAACTTGAGTGCCAGCAGTGCCCTGGAGCTCCTCCGAGAGAAGCAGTCCAGAGCTCAAAGAGGAAGATCAAAGGTGCAGGAGCTGCATTCTCAGAAAGCTCTTGACAAATACATTCAGGAAGAGGAAGATATGAGGATGTGTGCCTCAGAATTTGTTAAAAAAGATAAACTCATGTATAAGGAGAAACTCGACTTCAGTGAGTCCACACATGTTGAGCTTAAAAGGTTCACCACCAAGAAGATCGTCCCTCGGATTAAAGAAATGCTGCCTCATTATGTTTCTGCATTTGCCAACACCCATGGGGGATACCTAATTATCGGGGTGGATGATAAGAGCAAAGAAGTGTTTGGATGTAAGAGAGAAAAAGTGAACcctgaattattaaaaaaagaaatagaaaactgcaTAGAAAAATTGCCTACATTCCACTTCTGCTGTGAGAAGCCAAAGGTGAATTTCACTACCAAAATCTTGAATGTGTACCAAAAAGATGTCCTGTATGGTCATGTCTGTGTGGTACACGTGGAGCCCTTCTGCTGTGTAGTATTCACAGAGGCCCCGGATTCCTGGGTCATCAGGGACAATTCTGTCACAAGGCTGACGGCTGAGCAGTGGGTAGCCATGATGCTGGATATTCAATCAG CTCCTTCCAATTTGGCCGCAGACTACAGCCTTCACCTGATTTCACCAGCTTCATCTACACGAAGAAGCCCGTCATCTCCCATCAAAGTCCTGGAATTTAAGGGGGCTCTACAACAACGCTTGTTTCCAG TGACACAGGAAGAGATACAATTTAAACCAGAATCCCTCTGTAAGAAGCTCTTCTCAGATCATAAAGGACTGGAGAAATTAATGAAGACACAGATATATCCTTGTTCTCAGGGGTTTGTGATATTTTCCAAAAGCTGGGCTAGTGATGTTGGCTTCAGGAAGGAGCAGAATGTCCTGTGTGATGCTCTCCTAATAGCAGTGAACAGCCCCCTTGTACTCTATACACTCTTAACAGACGCCACGTGGATTGGGGGACCTGTGTACGCCCGGAACACTGCTCATCAATTAAAGCAGAAACTGGGAACTGTTGGTGGTTACACAGGGAAACTGTGTGTCATCCCAAGGCTGATAGACCTGCCCAGCACACGGTGTACACCCGGTGAAATCCCCATGCACTATCCCCGATCCTACAGGCTTGCTGATGaggatgaaatggaaaatttgttGCAGGCCCTTATCGTGGTCTTGCTCTGCTCTCGATCTCTTCTGAGTGACCAGCTGGGCTGTGAATATTTCAATTTGCTTGTAGCAGAGCAGTGCGAGCTGCTTTCAGAGAGCCTCCAGGAGACACGAGAATTGTTCCTCCACTGCTTTCCAGGAACCAGGAAGACTGCCCTGGCCATAAAGATCATGGAGAAAATTAAGGACTTGTTCCACTGCAAGCCCAAAGAGATCCTCTATGTTTGTGAAAGTGACGCCTTAAAGGATTTTGTGAC CCAGCAAACCACCTGCCAAGCTGTGACCCGGAAAACCTTCATGCGAGGGGAGTTCCCAAAGATCAAACACATAGTGATGGATGAGACTGAGAATTTCTGCAGTAAATATGGTGACTGGTACATGAAGGCTAGGAGCATCACCCATCCAAAGGTGAGGGGCGCTGGAAGTGAAAACCTTCACCACGGGATTCTCTGGCTTTTTCTGGACCCTTTCCAAGTCCGTCACGCAGATATCAATGGCCTTCCCCCTCCATTTGCTCAGTTTCCTCGAAAAACAATCACCAGTGGGATCCACTGTGCTCTGGAAATAGCgatgctgatgaaagaagaaatgaagaggatCAAAGAAAATCCTCACCCCAACGTGTCTCCAGACACTTTGGCATCGTTTAGGGAAGCTGCCTATGAGGAAGCGATGTGCGCTCAGGCTCTGCCTGGGGTTTGTGAGACAGAGACGAACCTGACCACAGAAGAAATTGCAAACCACGTGGCAGAAAGATGTCACCACCTGTTCCAATGTGGATATCTGCCCAAAGATATAGCAATTCTGTGCAGGAGAGGGGAGGACAGAGGACGCTATGAGCTTGCACTACTAAGAGCGATGGAATTATTTGAGACCCACGGAGCAGCGAAGGTCGTGTTCAGCCAGGTCTCTGGTGTTTTGGATGGTCACATCGTTTTAGACAGTATACAGCAGTTTTCAGGCCTGGAGAGAAATATTGTGTTTGGGCTTAGTCCAGAATATGCCCTGTCAGAGGAAGTTCATAAGCTCTGTTTTGCCTCGAGAGCCATGAAACACCTCTACCTGCTTTAtgaaaagagggcaaccttctgA
- the SLFN11 gene encoding schlafen family member 11, giving the protein MNMEEHNSSLVVESSYPDLVINVGKVTLGERNRKKLQKIQREQEKAKVIKAACALLNSGGGVIQLEMANNDEHPVEMGLDLEESLRTLILSSNLQAFFKTKQQGRCYYIFVKSWSSDTFPEDSSFKPRICSLSSSLCCRSGTSVLPMDSREAFRFLKTKKINAKILGKKPFGKVVKVICQDLHNSDPTYLVFQKDQLEYGEIVPFPESQFIEFKQFSTKHIQEYVKNIIPLYIPAFANTEGGYLCIGVDDRSKKVVGCAKEKVDRDSLKKKIENTIYKLPCVHFCQSQCQIDFTVKILDVLAEGELYGYACVIGVKPFCGALFSEAPCSWMVKDKDICKLATQEWVGMVMDTDPDFTWLCKDFESQLSLSSGPPLSRPVYSKKGLEHKKDLQRLLFPVLPGHLKYIPESLWKELSSQNEGLEELINRQIRSFSQGILILSRSWAVDLNLEEKQAVICDALLIAWDSPPILYTILREQDADEQSYCTSTAFTLKQKLVNMGGYSGNLCVISKVLHLRPESNAESSEGAASPIDYPRSYYFANTQQMEALLQSLVIVLLGFRSFLSDQLGCEVLNLLTAKQYEIFSKNLRKNKELFIHGLPGSGKTIIAVKIMEKIRNMFHCEANEILYICENQPLRKFISDKKICHAVTRKTFMKDDFQKIQHIIIDEAQNFRSEDGDWYGKAKTITQRDKDCPGILWIFLDYFQTNHVECSGLPALSAQYPREELTRVVRNAHQIAEYLQSVLQKVRKNPPPNIPLGSLQMLLEADWAQGVQGTLNIQENLTLNTIVTQVADTCKLLFERGYSPKDVAVLVSTTKDVERYKQELLRAMRKIRVVRFTDASDMSGDHIVLDSVRRFSGLERNIVFGIHPKTVEPAILHNILVCLASRANQQLHILWLCDV; this is encoded by the exons ATGAACATGGAGGAACATAATTCATCTTTGGTGGTAGAATCATCTTACCCAGACTTGGTCATCAATGTAGGAAAAGTAACTCTTggtgaaagaaacagaaagaagctgCAGAAAAttcagagagagcaagagaaggcaAAAGTTATAAAAGCTGCATGTGCTTTATTAAACTCAGGAGGAGGAGTGATTCAGCTGGAAATGGCAAACAACGATGAGCATCCTGTGGAGATGGGACTGGATTTAGAAGAGTCTTTGAGAACACTTATTCTGTCTTCAAATTTGCAGGCTTTCTTCAAGACTAAGCAACAAGGGAGGTGTTATTACATTTTTGTTAAGTCTTGGAGCAGTGACACTTTCCCTGAAGACAGTTCCTTTAAGCCCCGCATTTGCAGCCTGAGTTCATCGTTATGCTGTAGATCTGGCACTTCTGTGCTTCCCATGGATTCAAGAGAGGCATTCAGGTTCCtgaaaaccaagaaaataaatgcaaaaatcttgGGGAAAAAACCTTTTGGTAAAGTTGTCAAGGTTATATGTCAAGACCTCCATAACTCGGATCCTACTTACCTAGTTTTCCAAAAAGACCAGCTTGAATACGGTGAAATCGTGCCTTTTCCCGAGTCTCAATTCATAGAGTTTAAGCAGTTCTCTACAAAACACATTCAAGAATATGTGAAAAACATAATTCCACTGTACATCCCTGCATTTGCAAACACTGAAGGAGGCTATCTTTGTATTGGAGTGGATGATAGGAGTAAGAAAGTTGTGGGATGTGCTAAAGAAAAGGTTGACCGtgattctttgaaaaagaaaatagaaaatacaatataCAAATTACCTTGTGTCCATTTTTGCCAGTCTCAATGCCAGATAGATTTCACAGTCAAAATCTTGGATGTGTTAGCTGAGGGAGAGCTATATGGCTATGCTTGTGTGATCGGAGTGAAGCCATTCTGTGGTGCACTTTTCTCAGAAGCTCCCTGTTCCTGGATGGTGAAGGACAAGGATATTTGCAAACTGGCAACTCAGGAATGGGTAGGCATGGTGATGGACACAGATCCAG ATTTTACATGGTTGTGCAAAGACTTTGAATCTCAGCTGAGTCTGTCTAGCGGGCCTCCTCTTAGCAGACCAGTGTACTCCAAGAAAGGCCTGGAACATAAGAAGGATCTCCAGCGACTTTTATTTCCAG TGCTACCGGGACATCTGAAATATATTCCCGAATCCCTCTGGAAGGAGCTGTCTTCACAGAATGAAGGTTTGGAGGAATTAATAAATAGGCAAATACGTTCATTCTCCCAGGGAATTTTAATCCTTTCTAGAAGCTGGGCTGTGGACCTGAACTTGGAAGAGAAGCAAGCAGTCATCTGTGATGCTCTGCTGATAGCATGGGACAGTCCCCCCATTCTCTACACCATTCTCAGGGAGCAGGATGCAGATGAGCAGTCCTATTGCACCAGCACCGCCTTCACTCTGAAGCAGAAGCTGGTGAACATGGGGGGCTACTCTGGAAATCTGTGTGTCATTTCCAAGGTCCTCCACCTGCGTCCTGAGAGCAATGCAGAGTCCTCAGAGGGTGCGGCATCCCCGATTGATTACCCTAGGTCCTATTACTTTGCAAACACTCAGCAAATGGAAGCGTTGCTGCAGTCCCTCGTGATTGTCTTGCTTGGCTTCAGATCTTTCTTGAGTGACCAGCTTGGCTGTGAGGTTTTGAATCTGCTCACAGCCAAGCAGTATGAGATCTTCTCAAAAAACCTCCGCAAGAACAAAGAGTTGTTTATCCATGGCTTACCTGGCTCAGGGAAGACGATCATCGCCGTGAAGATCATGGAGAAGATCAGGAATATGTTTCACTGTGAGGCAAATGAAATTCTCTACATTTGTGAGAACCAGCCTCTGAGGAAATTTATCAG tgACAAAAAAATCTGCCATGCAGTGACCCGGAAAACCTTCATGAAAGATGACTTTCAAAAGATTCAACACATCATCATCGATGAAGCTCAGAATTTCCGCAGTGAAGATGGGGACTGGTATGGCAAGGCGAAAACCATCACTCAGAGAGACAAGGATTGCCCAGGAATTCTCTGGATCTTTCTAGACTACTTTCAGACCAACCACGTGGAGTGCAGCGGCCTCCCTGCTCTCTCAGCCCAGTATCCAAGGGAAGAGCTCACCAGAGTAGTCCGCAACGCACATCAAATAGCCGAATACTTACAAAGTGTATTGCAGAAGGTCAGAAAAAATCCTCCACCTAACATCCCCCTTGGGTCTCTGCAGATGCTTCTTGAAGCTGATTGGGCTCAGGGTGTTCAGGGAAccttaaatattcaggaaaactTGACTCTGAATACAATAGTGACACAAGTGGCAGACACTTGCAAGCTTCTCTTTGAAAGGGGCTATTCTCCCAAGGATGTCGCTGTGCTTGTTAGCACCACAAAAGATGTGGAGCGTTACAAGCAGGAGCTCTTGAGAGCGATGAGGAAGATAAGGGTAGTGCGCTTCACCGATGCAAGTGACATGTCAGGTGATCACATTGTGTTGGACAGTGTCCGAAGATTCTCTGGCCTGGAAAGGAACATCGTGTTTGGGATCCATCCAAAGACAGTTGAGCCAGCTATCTTACACAACATTCTTGTCTGTCTGGCATCCAGAGCAAATCAACAGCTACATATTCTGTGGCTCTGTGATGTTTAG